The Rissa tridactyla isolate bRisTri1 chromosome 16, bRisTri1.patW.cur.20221130, whole genome shotgun sequence genome includes a window with the following:
- the CAMK2N1 gene encoding calcium/calmodulin-dependent protein kinase II inhibitor 1, with amino-acid sequence MSEGPPYGEGQLAGDAAVGQLPFPVRLRGPDGLLAGGQGKRPPKLGQIGRSKRVVIEDDRIDDVLQNLSEKAPPGV; translated from the exons atgTCGGAGGGGCCGCCCTACGGCGAGGGGCAGctggcgggggacgccgccgtgGGGCAGCTGCCCTTCCCCGTTCGCCTCCGCGGCCCCGACGGCCTCCTCGCCGGCGGGCAGGGCAAGCGGCCCCCCAAGCTGGGGCAGATCGGCCGCAGCAAGAGAG tggTTATTGAAGATGATAGAATTGATGATGTGCTGCAAAATCTCTCGGAAAAGGCCCCTCCTGGTGTTTAA